From a region of the Clupea harengus chromosome 9, Ch_v2.0.2, whole genome shotgun sequence genome:
- the LOC105890303 gene encoding E3 ubiquitin-protein ligase RNF213-like codes for MTEGRLAELSPSLSQIVLHTALVVHQSPAPEVDLLRTLCFSPGKAKDFEARFSSVHNNILRKGGRETLAQIVYSRVPELKDLPTTGVFNLPLMWKFEQRMTIQLLSRLIEQKDERKNLSVLSEILKNSVHIRHIKHLPQVLNLQHTMMRHFRNVDLQCYEDVKIGTFIKENISDVKIPIEWKNKTEKDLRILDLLPRKDSVMYTLTDYLVRMQNDCINCANPGENRRFSTSEIKPSHVIDCTPEQDFLTIAMSNIDHVVCEDGTESTNYNFKSLERQIVDRFFTEKPIINVNTIPLFEDNTRTTLRAFFSTVKEKLEPLNTNDQNCILNDFRFLNEISAALSTLRIAIGFMQLAFPDAEEYLVHYLSKELRLEDRTHTLSLPVLRTSRVKHIQSLWEVLSLRQSSLLTEMNQNPFFMIEGGFHESFSEEQKKEISPKLANLTKLDLFVTELHYVIMNINLNDIKHDWRCVLFDLFILQHTCIIHCSFTIMHFPFSISVSK; via the exons ATGACTGAGGGTCGTCTAGCAGAGCTGAGCCCCAGTCTGTCTCAGATTGTGCTCCACACAGCTCTAGTGGTCCACCAGTCTCCAGCTCCTGAGGTCGACCTCCTGAGGACCCTGTGCTTCAGTCCTGGAAAGGCCAAG GACTTTGAGGCCCGTTTCTCCAGTGTGCACAATAACATTCTCAGaaagggaggcagggagacacTAGCCCAGATAGTCTACAGCCGAGTGCCTGAGCTGAAGGACCTGCCAACAACAGGCGTGTTTAACCTCCCCCTGATGTGGAAGTTCGAGCAGAGGATGACCATTCAGCTACTCAGCCGCCTGATTGAGCAGAAAGATGAGAGGAAAAACCTGTCTGTGCTCTCAGAGATCctgaaaaat TCTGTCCACATACGGCACATCAAACATCTGCCTCAAGTGCTGAACCTGCAGCACACAATGATGCGTCACTTTCGAAATGTGGATCTGCAATGCTACGAGGATGTGAAAATTGGGACCTTCATTAAAGAGAATATTTCAG aCGTCAAGATTCCCATAGAGTGGAAaaacaagacagagaaagacttGAGGATACTGGACCTCTTGCCTAGGAAAGATTCAGTCATGTACACCTTGACAGATTATCTTGTCAGAATGCAGAATGACTGTATAAACTGCGCCAACCCCGGAGAGAACAG ACGCTTCAGCACTAGTGAAATCAAGCCTTCCCATGTCATTGACTGCACCCCTGAGCAAGACTTCTTGACCATTGCGATGTCCAACATTGaccatgtggtgtgtgaggatggGACAGAAAGCACCAACTACAACTTTAAGAGCCTGGAGAGGCAGATAGTCGACCGGTTCTTCACAGAGAAACCCATCATCAATGTCAAT ACAATTCCCTTGTTTGAGGACAACACCAGAACAACCCTTCGGGCTTTCTTCAGCACAGTGAAGGAAAAGCTG GAGCCTTTGAACACCAATGACCAGAACTGCATCTTGAATGACTTCAGGTTCCTGAATGAGATCTCAGCTGCCCTCTCTACACTGAGAATTGCCATTGGGTTTATGCAGCTGGCATTCCCTGATGCAGAGGAGTACCTTGTGCACTACCTGAGTAAAGAGCTCAGGCTCGAGGATAGAACACATACCCTGAGCTTACCG GTGCTGAGAACCAGCAGGGTGAAGCACATCCAGTCTCTCTGGGAGGTGCTTTCTCTGAGGCAGTCCTCCCTGCTCACTGAGATGAATCAG AATCCGTTCTTCATGATCGAGGGTGGTTTTCATGAGTCGTTTTCTGAGGAGCAGAAGAAGGAAATCTCCCCCAAACTGGCCAACCTCACCAAACTGGACCTCTTCGTTACAGAGCTGCACTACGTCATCATGAACATTAATTTGAATGACATCAAGCAcgactggaggtgtgtgttatttgatCTGTTTATTCTTCAGCACACGTGCATTATTCACTGCAGTTTCACTATAATGCACTTTCCCTTTTCAATTTCAGTGTCCAAATAA